A segment of the Campylobacteraceae bacterium genome:
ATTGGCATGTGATGTTAACAATCCTTTGACTGGCGCAAATGGAGCTTCTTATATTTATGCTTTGCAAAAAGGAGCAAAAAAAAGTGATCTAAAAATTTTAGATGAGTCTTTAAAACATTTTGCATATGTTGCGCAAAAAAATACCTTAAAAAAATATGATGAAATACCCGGTGCTGGTTCTGCTGGTGGATTGGGATTTGCATTTTTATGTTTTTTAAATGCAAAAATTAAACCAGGTATTGAAATTATTTTAAAAGAAGTTGATTTTGAACATAAAATTCTTAATGCAGACGTTGTAATTACAGGAGAAGGAAAAATCGATGAACAATCTTGTATGGGAAAAGTTATTGATGGAATTGGAAAGATCTGCAAAATGAAAGGTTTGAGCTGTATTGCATTTACAGGAAACTCAAGTAATTCAGATGAGAAGGTACATGCAAAAGGTATCACTTCTGTTTTTAGTATTTTAAATGAACCCCTGTCGTTGCAAGAAGCAATGAATAAAGAGAATACCTTAAATAATATTGAGAAAATAAGTGAGCAAATATTTAGACTTATTTATGAACTTAACAAACCAACAAAAAGTGAGAACAAATGAATAAAAGTACAAAAATTCTAGCAACCTTAGGACCAAAGAGTGATAGCGTTGAAATTATTGAGGGATTAATTAAAGCTGGAGCTAATATGTTTCGTTTAAATTTCTCACATGGAACACATGAATATCATTCCAAAACCTTAAACAATATTAGAAGAGCTATGAAAAATCTTGACACGGTAGTAGGTGTTCTACAAGATATTTCAGGTCCAAAAGTAAGAATAGGGGAGTTAAAAGAAGATTTCAACTTAAAAAAAGGAGATGAAATTACTTTTGTAAAAAATGAGATTGTTGGATATAAAAAAGAAGATAAAAAATATATAGTATCTTTAAATTACCCAGAACTCTTAAGTAAAATAAAAGTGGATGAATTTATTTATTTGTACGATGGAACCATTCGAGCAAAAGTAATACAAACAGGTGAAACAATAGTTGCTAATATAGAAAACAACGGAACCTTAGGCTCAAAAAAAGGAATAAATTTTCCTAATACTGTAATTGATATTGATGTAATTACTGCTAAAGATAAAATTGATATTGCTTGGGGAGTTGAGAATAAAGTTGATTATTTTGCAATTTCTTTTGTTCAAAATAAAGAAGATATGCTTAATGCAAGAGCTTTATTAAAGGGGTATAAGGGAAAATTAATTGCTAAAATTGAAAAATTTGACGCGGTTGAAAATATTGATGAAATTTTAGAAGCCAGTGATGGATTAATGGTTGCACGAGGTGATTTAGGAATAGAAGTTCCTTATTATGATGTACCTACTATACAGAAAAAACTTATAGAAAAAGCCAATGCCGTTTCAAAACCTGTTATTACAGCAACACAAATGCTTTTATCAATGACTACAAATGAAAGAGCTACAAGAGCAGAGATTTCAGATGTTGCCAATGCTGTTTTAGATGGAACAGATGTGGTAATGCTTTCAGAAGAAAGTGCAATAGGAGATGATCCTGTAAATGTAGTAAGTACAATGAGTAATATTATTAAAAAAACAGAAGAGATTTATAATTACGAAAAACAATATAAAATGGATTATTTAGACTATTTTGATGTTATTCAATCAACTGCTACAAAATTAGCAGATAATATTCATGCAAAAGGTATTTTAGCACTTACTGCTTCTGGACAAAGTGCAATAAGAATGTCAAGATACAGACCAAAAACTCCTATTTTCGCTTTTTCACATAAACATAAAATTTTAAATTCTTTAACAATTACTTGGGGCGTTCATCCAGTATCTACTATTAAAGAAGGTCAGTCTACTAAAATGATTGCCAAAATGCTTTTAGATTTAGAAACAAGAGGAATCTTAGATAAAAAAGGTCCTTATGTTGCAACTGTTGGTTACCCCGTTGGAATGCCAGGATCTACAAATATCATTAAAATCTTAAATGAGAGCGAAATCACATATTATTTAAATTTAAATAAAACAAATAAATAAAGGAGAACACATGGTATTTATTGACAATGTATATGCGCAGGAAGTTTTAGACAGTAGAGGAAACCCAACAGTAAGAGCTACTGTTGTTTTAAGTGATGGAACAAAACAAAGTGCAATTGTACCAAGTGGTGCTAGTACTGGAAAAAGAGAAGCACTAGAGCTAAGAGATGGTGGAAATCGTTACATGGGAAAAGGTGTTTTAAAAGCAGTTGATAATGTAAATACAAAAATATCAGATGAATTATTAGGAATGAGTCCTTTTAATCAAGCTGAAATTGATGCAACCATGAAAGACATAGATGGAACTGATAACTATGCAACTTTAGGTGCTAATGCAGTTTTAGGTGTATCAATGGCAGTTGCCAGAGCAGCTGCTGCTTCTTTAAATATTCCTTTATACAGATACTTAGGTGGCGCAAATGCAATGACTATTCCAGTTCCTATGTTTAATGTAATAAA
Coding sequences within it:
- a CDS encoding glycerate kinase; this translates as MKIVIAIDSFKGCASSKELSSAIKKGIIKIYEKAEIIICPIADGGEGTLEAFGFIKSARLISAKCTNPLGIKITANYLLLDNKTAVIEMASASGLDLISKENQDPFLTTSFGTGELIKDAINKGYKKFIIALGGSATNDAGIGMLLALGYKFYDALNKEVRLTKDISKIISVDSSFCLKELNECEFLLACDVNNPLTGANGASYIYALQKGAKKSDLKILDESLKHFAYVAQKNTLKKYDEIPGAGSAGGLGFAFLCFLNAKIKPGIEIILKEVDFEHKILNADVVITGEGKIDEQSCMGKVIDGIGKICKMKGLSCIAFTGNSSNSDEKVHAKGITSVFSILNEPLSLQEAMNKENTLNNIEKISEQIFRLIYELNKPTKSENK
- the eno gene encoding phosphopyruvate hydratase (catalyzes the formation of phosphoenolpyruvate from 2-phospho-D-glycerate in glycolysis) → MVFIDNVYAQEVLDSRGNPTVRATVVLSDGTKQSAIVPSGASTGKREALELRDGGNRYMGKGVLKAVDNVNTKISDELLGMSPFNQAEIDATMKDIDGTDNYATLGANAVLGVSMAVARAAAASLNIPLYRYLGGANAMTIPVPMFNVINGGEHANNSVDFQEYMMIPVGFEDFREGLRAVSEIYQHLK
- the pyk gene encoding pyruvate kinase; the encoded protein is MNKSTKILATLGPKSDSVEIIEGLIKAGANMFRLNFSHGTHEYHSKTLNNIRRAMKNLDTVVGVLQDISGPKVRIGELKEDFNLKKGDEITFVKNEIVGYKKEDKKYIVSLNYPELLSKIKVDEFIYLYDGTIRAKVIQTGETIVANIENNGTLGSKKGINFPNTVIDIDVITAKDKIDIAWGVENKVDYFAISFVQNKEDMLNARALLKGYKGKLIAKIEKFDAVENIDEILEASDGLMVARGDLGIEVPYYDVPTIQKKLIEKANAVSKPVITATQMLLSMTTNERATRAEISDVANAVLDGTDVVMLSEESAIGDDPVNVVSTMSNIIKKTEEIYNYEKQYKMDYLDYFDVIQSTATKLADNIHAKGILALTASGQSAIRMSRYRPKTPIFAFSHKHKILNSLTITWGVHPVSTIKEGQSTKMIAKMLLDLETRGILDKKGPYVATVGYPVGMPGSTNIIKILNESEITYYLNLNKTNK